One Corynebacterium yudongzhengii DNA window includes the following coding sequences:
- a CDS encoding HNH endonuclease signature motif containing protein, with product MTHVHQEMTRYRAAFILALADFHARGLAKERGAPSTQIWLRRHLGIAESTAWEYLRLGKLMHEFELAGQAFLDGEIGYTACRLISAHLTCDNEQRLVELARTLTLTELEAVLAGADKADKQPRQESFHLGYDDEGWLTGSFRLNPEHGAALKAALKIAELASIRGLEDIDPEVLADDDALDEALAEAEKTPEAAPAENPPASGFGAPLRQHMLGAFLSMTSMVRSNPTSPLRAPGTQVNLMMTEDGRPYMPENPAARAPDLVAAAFNGMLRAHMLDSDGTTIMVSRPRRLASDLQVRALVARWGFQCAMPGCNHSRFLEMHHIVCHHHGGPTAVWNMMPLCAACHSLVTAGVVIVELDDRDRSMVYFRFPDGTTFFSKNRSTPMILHRGGFEEVEETKVLALTGDSFDDAEFPAAEETEEEPE from the coding sequence ATGACGCACGTCCATCAGGAGATGACCCGATACCGGGCGGCGTTCATCCTCGCGCTCGCGGATTTTCACGCCCGTGGGCTCGCTAAAGAGCGTGGCGCCCCGTCGACGCAGATATGGCTTCGCCGGCACCTAGGCATCGCAGAATCGACCGCCTGGGAATACCTGCGCCTCGGCAAACTGATGCATGAATTCGAGCTCGCTGGCCAGGCTTTTCTCGACGGCGAGATCGGCTACACCGCCTGCCGCCTCATCTCCGCCCACCTCACGTGCGACAACGAACAACGCCTCGTCGAACTGGCCAGGACACTGACTCTCACGGAACTCGAAGCCGTCTTGGCTGGGGCCGATAAAGCAGATAAACAGCCCAGGCAGGAGAGCTTTCACCTCGGCTATGACGACGAAGGGTGGCTCACCGGCAGCTTCCGCCTCAACCCAGAGCACGGCGCAGCGCTGAAAGCTGCCCTCAAGATCGCTGAGCTAGCCAGCATCCGCGGCCTCGAGGACATTGACCCCGAGGTCCTTGCCGACGATGACGCGCTCGACGAAGCACTCGCCGAGGCAGAAAAGACGCCCGAGGCGGCACCGGCAGAGAACCCGCCGGCCAGCGGTTTCGGTGCACCGCTGCGGCAGCACATGCTCGGGGCATTCCTATCGATGACCTCGATGGTGCGCTCGAACCCCACCAGCCCGCTGAGAGCGCCCGGCACCCAAGTCAACCTCATGATGACGGAAGACGGCCGGCCGTATATGCCGGAAAACCCGGCCGCCCGCGCTCCAGACCTCGTCGCCGCCGCCTTCAACGGCATGCTGCGCGCCCACATGCTCGACTCCGATGGCACCACCATCATGGTCTCCCGGCCGCGGCGGCTCGCCAGTGACCTGCAGGTCCGCGCGCTCGTGGCCCGCTGGGGATTCCAGTGCGCCATGCCGGGATGCAACCACTCCCGCTTCCTCGAGATGCACCACATCGTCTGTCACCACCACGGAGGCCCCACGGCCGTGTGGAACATGATGCCGCTGTGCGCGGCCTGTCACTCGCTGGTCACCGCGGGCGTCGTCATCGTCGAGCTGGACGACAGGGACCGGTCGATGGTGTACTTCCGCTTCCCCGATGGGACCACGTTCTTCTCCAAAAACAGATCCACCCCGATGATTCTCCATCGGGGTGGATTCGAAGAAGTGGAGGAGACGAAGGTCCTCGCCCTGACCGGCGACAGCTTCGACGACGCGGAATTCCCAGCGGCCGAGGAGACCGAGGAGGAACCCGAGTGA
- a CDS encoding FAD-binding oxidoreductase gives MHQQTTVKSLHGWGRTAPSTAHALETADPETIISAVRRVAEENADKPAHARRGVIARGMGRSYGDPAQNGGGLVVDMRPLNRIHSIDPDTALVDVDAGVTLDQLMKAALPYGLWVPVLPGTRQVTIGGAIGPDIHGKNHHTAGSFGDHVVEMQLLVADGRVLTLRPDGSDDDPEATLFWATVGGMGLTGIILRATIRMTKTETAYFVADTDRTDTLDETIAFHSDGSEAGYEYSSAWFDAMSPEPKLGRATISRGSLATLDQLKELAPKLAKDPLKFNAPQLMTVPDIFPSFTMNKLTLGTIGELYYAMGAPARNQIKNLTQFYQPLDLIGEWNRGYGKKGFLQYQFVVPTTAVDAFKQIIRDIQASGHYSALNVFKLFGEGNRAPLSYPMPGWNVCVDFPIRPGLNSFLDRLDEQVMEFGGRLYLAKESRTSAENFHKMYPELEGWLATRNEIDPTGVFASDLSRRLELH, from the coding sequence ATGCACCAGCAGACCACCGTTAAGTCCCTCCACGGCTGGGGTCGCACTGCCCCATCGACCGCCCACGCCCTCGAGACCGCTGACCCGGAGACGATCATCTCTGCGGTCCGCCGCGTCGCCGAGGAGAACGCCGACAAGCCCGCCCACGCCCGCCGTGGCGTCATCGCCCGCGGCATGGGTCGCTCCTATGGCGATCCGGCGCAAAACGGTGGCGGTCTCGTCGTCGATATGCGACCCCTCAACCGCATCCATTCGATCGACCCGGACACCGCGCTGGTCGACGTCGACGCCGGTGTCACCCTCGACCAGCTCATGAAGGCCGCGCTGCCTTATGGCCTCTGGGTTCCGGTGCTGCCCGGCACCCGCCAGGTCACCATCGGCGGCGCGATCGGCCCGGACATCCACGGCAAGAACCACCACACGGCGGGCTCTTTCGGTGATCACGTCGTCGAGATGCAGCTGCTGGTTGCCGACGGCCGCGTGCTCACCCTGCGCCCCGATGGCTCCGACGACGACCCGGAGGCGACCCTCTTCTGGGCCACCGTCGGCGGCATGGGCCTGACCGGCATCATTCTGCGTGCCACCATTCGGATGACGAAGACGGAGACCGCCTACTTCGTCGCCGATACCGACCGTACCGACACCCTCGACGAGACCATCGCCTTCCACTCCGACGGCTCCGAGGCCGGCTACGAGTACTCCTCGGCTTGGTTCGACGCCATGAGCCCGGAGCCGAAGCTCGGGCGGGCGACGATTTCGCGCGGCAGCCTCGCCACCCTGGACCAGCTCAAGGAGCTGGCCCCGAAGCTCGCGAAGGACCCGCTGAAGTTCAACGCTCCGCAGCTGATGACGGTCCCGGACATCTTCCCGTCGTTCACGATGAACAAGCTGACCCTCGGCACCATCGGCGAGCTCTACTACGCCATGGGCGCCCCGGCGCGGAACCAGATCAAAAACCTCACGCAGTTCTACCAGCCGCTGGATCTCATCGGCGAGTGGAACCGCGGCTACGGCAAGAAGGGCTTTCTGCAGTACCAGTTCGTGGTGCCGACCACCGCGGTGGACGCCTTCAAGCAGATCATCCGCGACATCCAGGCCTCCGGCCACTACTCGGCGCTCAACGTGTTCAAGCTCTTCGGCGAGGGCAACCGCGCCCCGCTGTCCTACCCGATGCCGGGCTGGAACGTCTGCGTCGACTTCCCGATCCGCCCGGGCCTGAACTCCTTCCTCGACCGCCTCGACGAGCAGGTCATGGAGTTCGGCGGCCGCCTCTACCTGGCCAAGGAGTCCCGCACCTCCGCCGAGAACTTCCACAAGATGTACCCGGAGCTCGAGGGCTGGCTGGCCACCCGCAACGAAATCGACCCGACCGGCGTGTTCGCCTCCGACCTCTCGCGCCGCCTCGAGCTGCACTAG
- a CDS encoding galactan 5-O-arabinofuranosyltransferase has product MSTAVWNVDGRARTGGRDTLSRAHTLWATLAAGVFAAIFSLAAWLVLERTSLPAFNTSMVTRALATAGTLMVLVAVGVLAVWWLRDTSPRPRWRRILTYLVFYIAPAALVVTTIAIPLSSTRLYLDGIQVDQAFRTQFLTRMETTMANQDMNYLDMPTYYPIGWFWLGGRLANVLGIPGWEVYQPWAIVSLAIAASILVPLWQRVTSSLPVAAGIALVTTAITLVLSAEEPYAGIIAMGVPLVFVILHTALGGSWFATAAVMLFFGVSASFYTLFTGVVALAVVVFAVVFAATHRRWWVPFTRMLVIGFGSIAIAALAWGPYFYRLLTGDEQPESTANHYLPAEGTQVPVPFLAPSVIGLLCLIGLFYLVLRFRDRAVRMLTIATVVFYAWALASMVATLAGSTLLGFRIEILIVLMMATAGVLALAEIGRVGPARLYPESTHPHVARRITTIGMIVLLGGGLFYAQAIPARNESAIDNAYSDTDGYGERADQYVADVGSAYVDIRDTITGYGHEPTETVVLTDETPFLSYYPFHGFNAFTSHYANPLGEFSQRNEEIARWAEQSWSSASDPEAMHELITSSRWEAPDVFLFRGSDAENLDDGWKLHLAEDIYPNQPNVRYEATFFNPAAFDDPDLWHIDQVGAFVVVTATH; this is encoded by the coding sequence ATGAGTACTGCCGTTTGGAACGTCGACGGCCGCGCGCGCACCGGCGGCCGCGACACTCTGAGCCGCGCACACACGCTCTGGGCCACCTTGGCGGCCGGCGTGTTCGCGGCTATCTTCTCGCTGGCCGCCTGGCTCGTGCTGGAGCGCACCAGCCTGCCGGCGTTCAACACCTCGATGGTCACCCGGGCGCTGGCGACGGCCGGCACCCTGATGGTGCTCGTGGCCGTCGGCGTTTTGGCGGTGTGGTGGCTGCGGGATACGTCGCCGCGGCCACGGTGGCGGCGGATACTGACCTACCTGGTGTTTTATATCGCCCCGGCGGCGCTGGTGGTGACGACGATCGCGATCCCGCTGTCGTCGACCCGCCTCTACCTCGACGGCATCCAGGTTGACCAGGCGTTTCGCACTCAGTTCCTGACGCGCATGGAAACCACCATGGCGAATCAGGACATGAACTACCTGGACATGCCGACCTACTACCCCATCGGCTGGTTCTGGCTGGGCGGGCGCCTGGCGAATGTGCTGGGTATCCCCGGCTGGGAGGTCTACCAGCCGTGGGCGATTGTCTCGCTGGCCATCGCCGCCTCTATCCTCGTGCCGCTGTGGCAGCGCGTCACCTCCTCGCTGCCGGTCGCCGCCGGGATCGCGCTGGTCACCACGGCGATCACGCTCGTGTTGAGCGCCGAGGAGCCCTATGCCGGCATCATCGCCATGGGGGTTCCTCTCGTGTTCGTCATCTTGCACACCGCGCTGGGTGGCTCGTGGTTTGCGACGGCCGCGGTCATGCTGTTCTTCGGCGTCTCGGCGAGCTTCTACACCTTGTTCACGGGCGTGGTGGCGCTGGCCGTCGTGGTGTTCGCGGTGGTCTTCGCGGCGACCCACCGGCGGTGGTGGGTGCCTTTCACCCGCATGTTGGTGATCGGTTTCGGCTCGATCGCGATCGCCGCGCTGGCGTGGGGCCCGTACTTCTACCGCCTGCTCACTGGCGACGAGCAGCCGGAATCCACCGCGAATCACTACCTGCCCGCCGAGGGCACCCAGGTGCCGGTACCCTTCCTCGCGCCCTCGGTGATCGGGCTTTTGTGCCTGATCGGTCTGTTCTATCTGGTGCTGCGTTTCCGCGATCGCGCGGTGCGCATGCTGACGATTGCGACCGTGGTCTTTTATGCGTGGGCGCTGGCGTCGATGGTGGCCACCTTGGCGGGGTCGACTCTTCTGGGTTTCCGCATCGAGATCCTCATCGTGTTGATGATGGCCACCGCCGGCGTGCTCGCTCTCGCCGAGATCGGCCGGGTGGGCCCGGCGCGGCTCTACCCGGAGTCCACGCACCCGCATGTGGCGCGGCGGATCACCACGATCGGGATGATTGTGTTGCTCGGCGGCGGGCTCTTCTACGCGCAGGCGATCCCGGCGCGCAACGAGTCGGCCATCGACAACGCTTATTCGGATACCGACGGCTACGGCGAGCGTGCGGACCAGTACGTCGCGGACGTGGGCTCGGCGTACGTCGACATCCGTGACACGATCACCGGCTATGGCCACGAGCCGACCGAGACCGTCGTGCTCACGGATGAGACACCTTTCCTCTCTTACTATCCTTTCCATGGCTTCAACGCTTTCACCAGCCACTATGCCAACCCGCTGGGCGAGTTCTCGCAGCGTAACGAAGAGATCGCCCGGTGGGCCGAGCAGTCCTGGTCGTCTGCTTCGGACCCGGAGGCGATGCACGAGCTGATCACGTCGAGCCGCTGGGAGGCCCCGGATGTCTTCCTGTTCCGCGGCAGTGATGCCGAGAATCTCGACGACGGCTGGAAGCTGCATCTCGCGGAGGATATCTACCCGAATCAGCCGAACGTCCGTTATGAGGCCACGTTCTTCAACCCGGCCGCGTTTGACGATCCCGATCTCTGGCACATCGACCAGGTCGGTGCATTCGTGGTCGTGACCGCGACACACTAA
- a CDS encoding TM2 domain-containing protein produces the protein MTQPSPEQSNSTAASHYPAVHSSADTTLYDKDGLPVHPSKQKSKLAAFLLTFFLSGIGAGNFYLGQTTRGIFRILGHLATLITPIPWVGWIIGGLTIIILFAWWVTELIFIATGSGGYDKDSRGVPLKS, from the coding sequence ATGACGCAGCCCAGCCCCGAGCAGTCCAACTCGACTGCCGCCAGCCATTACCCAGCCGTCCACTCGTCGGCAGACACGACGCTCTACGACAAAGACGGACTTCCGGTGCACCCGTCGAAGCAGAAGAGTAAATTAGCCGCTTTCCTTCTGACTTTCTTCCTCTCCGGGATAGGAGCGGGTAATTTCTACCTCGGCCAGACCACCCGCGGGATCTTCAGAATCCTGGGGCATCTGGCCACGCTGATCACCCCTATCCCGTGGGTGGGATGGATCATCGGCGGTCTTACGATCATCATCTTGTTCGCGTGGTGGGTCACCGAACTGATTTTCATCGCTACTGGCAGCGGGGGCTACGACAAGGATTCGCGCGGCGTTCCGCTGAAATCATAA
- a CDS encoding GtrA family protein, with protein MSTPHTGTSSLSTQLKRFVAVGVFTAVIDYSLTMILDAVGVHRQLAKAIGWVFGTLAAYLLNSKYTFSSALSAKTATAVFLLYASTFAVQNFLWWVTEAPLEALGFEGAVKNTISFVIAQGVATLTNFFMQRTLIFRERR; from the coding sequence ATGTCGACACCGCATACCGGGACGAGCTCGCTGAGCACGCAGCTGAAACGCTTCGTGGCCGTGGGCGTGTTCACCGCCGTCATCGACTACTCGCTGACGATGATCCTCGACGCCGTCGGCGTCCACCGCCAGTTGGCGAAAGCCATCGGCTGGGTCTTCGGCACCCTCGCCGCCTACCTCCTGAACTCGAAATACACGTTCTCCTCGGCGCTGTCCGCCAAAACCGCCACGGCCGTCTTCCTCCTCTACGCCTCCACCTTCGCGGTGCAAAACTTTCTCTGGTGGGTCACAGAAGCGCCCCTAGAAGCGCTCGGATTCGAAGGGGCGGTGAAAAACACCATCTCTTTCGTCATCGCCCAAGGCGTTGCGACACTCACCAACTTCTTCATGCAGCGCACCCTGATTTTCCGCGAGAGGCGGTAA
- a CDS encoding decaprenylphospho-beta-D-erythro-pentofuranosid-2-ulose 2-reductase has translation MLNAVGQAQRIALFGGTSEIGLGIVTEFLKRGPAEVVLAARSASPRVDAAVEKLRDAGASEVTVVDFDARETDQHPEVVDQVFAGGDVDIAIVAFGTLGDQEKLWQDHAAAVESAEINFTGYLSVGVLLGQKLKEQGHGHLVALSSVAGMRVRRSNFVYGASKAGVDGFYSQLGVALEDSGVHVLVVRPGQVRTKMSADVEKEAPFTVDVSDVAEATVEAVLAGKDSIFVHRNFGPISLILRNIPHKIMKKLSF, from the coding sequence ATGCTCAACGCAGTAGGCCAGGCCCAGCGAATCGCCTTATTCGGCGGCACCTCCGAAATCGGCCTCGGCATCGTCACCGAGTTTTTGAAGCGCGGCCCCGCCGAGGTCGTCCTCGCCGCCCGCTCGGCCTCGCCCCGGGTGGACGCGGCCGTCGAGAAGCTTCGCGACGCCGGCGCCTCCGAGGTCACCGTCGTCGACTTCGACGCGCGCGAGACTGATCAGCACCCCGAGGTCGTCGACCAGGTTTTCGCCGGCGGGGATGTGGATATCGCGATCGTCGCGTTCGGCACCCTCGGCGATCAGGAGAAGCTGTGGCAGGATCACGCCGCGGCCGTCGAGAGCGCCGAGATCAACTTCACCGGCTACCTGTCGGTCGGCGTGCTGCTCGGCCAGAAGCTCAAGGAGCAGGGCCACGGGCATCTCGTCGCGCTGTCCTCGGTCGCCGGCATGCGCGTGCGCCGCTCGAATTTCGTCTACGGCGCGTCCAAGGCGGGTGTCGACGGCTTCTATTCCCAGCTCGGCGTCGCCTTGGAGGATTCGGGTGTGCACGTGCTCGTCGTGCGCCCCGGCCAGGTGCGCACGAAGATGAGCGCGGATGTCGAGAAGGAAGCACCTTTTACGGTGGATGTCTCCGATGTCGCCGAGGCCACCGTCGAGGCGGTGCTCGCGGGCAAGGACTCCATCTTCGTGCACCGCAACTTCGGGCCCATCTCGCTGATTCTGCGTAACATCCCGCACAAGATCATGAAGAAGCTCAGCTTCTAG
- a CDS encoding arabinosyltransferase domain-containing protein, which produces MSSPLATLGAVSGIAAFLLFILVPFLPVNQVQSSVSWPQNESLNSVNAPLISVAPEKFRAEIPLAAADMVRDEESLILATVPPSGPHASDRGLFINTTEDGGIDVAALSDVLISLSAEDLDEAGDDASLEIEFTGDGSRVTVEGTDFGDESTEDLRPQLTGIYTEIDDTPENYQELVDAGLAVDVEINSRFTSSPTITKQVAMWLGTGLALVAVWALWRQGRDERPSQDKDYSRWRRVTGLDGIVLAILGFWHIFGANTSDDGFILTMARVKENAGYLANFYRWYGVPEAPFGTPYYDLLGLMSQVSANSMWMRLPTLLAGIGIWLLLSREILPRFGANIDDRRVAHWTAAFMFLAFWLPFNNGIRPEPMVALGTLVTWVLFERAIAHQRLFPAALGSFTAALTLTVGPTGLMAVGVFLISLPAVIRMIARRVENNPEQKLRAGLGTIGPFLAAGTFVLVPVFADQTLATVMESTRVRGAVGPALEWYSEYVRYATLFQETVDGSLTRRFAMFLMFACLGLVLYGVIRNGSIPGVNRGATIRLLLIVGLSMFFLMFTPTKWTHHFGIYAGIAGAVAALGAVVLSQIAVRSPRVRTFALATVMFLLALTFAGWNGWWYISAYGVPWWDKKPQISGIEFTSIILLISLLILAFGIFQTFRHEYTRAQAIKAGTVEDFDARDRQHAGRWATAMTAPVALVSILVVLFAMASFVKAFVDQYPAYTVGLGNLRSLTGDTSHLAGDTLLETNTNDSFLTPLNDDVDFGDSLEDEDTVGFGPNGVPGTITSDSTDAANVGAIGSDNGAEDAATTGSTATDNDADTTTGSTGDDEDSTSGTTDTDEDTSTTGSTDDEQQTQDTAGGVRAGAGVNGSFAHLPFHLDPAEIPVVGSWTETPTTAAKTTTAWYELPEIQENTPLLVVSAAGRIAHTDRDGIEQPGEKLVVEFGKSDGSGQPEVLGEAQLLDPGLAPTWRNLRLPLDALPEETDTIRLVAEDTSLDPDTWLAFTPPRIPELSQMSDEIDDTPPALLDWPVALQFPEQRSFDHYAGVTEIPEYRISPDDPGREALSGFQDFYGGGAMATAEAVNTSYEIPSYAANDWQRDWGSLERYQLRRDSEGNEPDKAVINHEEIVRSGLWHESDMKIRED; this is translated from the coding sequence GTGAGCTCTCCGCTCGCCACGCTCGGCGCCGTCTCCGGCATCGCCGCGTTCCTACTGTTCATCCTGGTTCCTTTCCTGCCCGTGAATCAGGTCCAGTCCTCGGTCAGCTGGCCGCAGAACGAGTCTCTGAACTCGGTCAACGCGCCGCTGATCTCTGTCGCGCCCGAGAAGTTCCGGGCCGAGATCCCCCTCGCCGCCGCGGACATGGTGCGCGACGAGGAATCCTTGATCCTCGCCACCGTGCCACCGTCGGGCCCGCACGCCTCTGACCGCGGGCTTTTCATCAACACGACCGAGGACGGCGGCATCGACGTCGCGGCACTCAGCGACGTCTTGATCTCCCTCTCCGCCGAGGATCTCGACGAAGCCGGCGACGACGCCTCCCTGGAGATCGAGTTCACCGGCGACGGCTCCCGCGTGACGGTGGAGGGCACTGACTTCGGCGACGAGAGCACCGAAGACCTGCGCCCGCAACTCACGGGCATCTACACCGAGATCGACGACACCCCGGAGAACTACCAGGAGCTTGTGGACGCGGGCCTGGCCGTGGACGTCGAAATCAACTCTCGGTTCACCTCAAGTCCGACCATCACCAAGCAGGTGGCGATGTGGCTCGGCACCGGCCTGGCGCTGGTGGCGGTGTGGGCACTGTGGCGCCAGGGCCGCGACGAGCGCCCATCGCAAGATAAGGACTACAGCCGGTGGCGCCGGGTGACGGGTCTCGACGGCATCGTCCTCGCCATCCTGGGCTTCTGGCACATCTTCGGCGCGAACACCTCCGACGATGGCTTTATCCTCACCATGGCGCGGGTGAAGGAAAACGCCGGTTACCTGGCAAACTTCTACCGCTGGTACGGAGTTCCCGAAGCACCCTTCGGCACGCCCTACTATGACCTGCTCGGACTGATGTCGCAGGTGAGCGCCAACTCCATGTGGATGCGGCTGCCGACGTTGTTGGCCGGTATCGGTATCTGGCTGCTGTTGTCGCGCGAGATCCTGCCGCGTTTCGGCGCGAATATCGACGACCGCCGGGTCGCCCACTGGACTGCCGCCTTTATGTTTTTGGCGTTCTGGCTGCCGTTTAACAACGGCATCCGCCCGGAGCCGATGGTGGCTCTGGGCACGCTGGTGACCTGGGTGCTTTTCGAGCGAGCCATCGCCCACCAGCGCCTCTTCCCCGCCGCGCTGGGTTCTTTCACCGCGGCTCTCACGCTGACCGTCGGGCCCACGGGCCTGATGGCCGTCGGCGTGTTTTTGATCTCGCTGCCCGCTGTCATCCGCATGATCGCCCGCCGCGTGGAGAACAACCCGGAGCAGAAGCTGCGCGCTGGTCTCGGCACCATCGGCCCGTTTTTGGCCGCCGGCACGTTCGTTCTGGTGCCGGTGTTCGCCGATCAGACGTTGGCGACCGTCATGGAATCGACCCGCGTGCGCGGTGCCGTCGGCCCGGCGTTGGAGTGGTACTCGGAGTACGTCCGCTACGCCACCCTGTTCCAGGAAACCGTCGATGGCTCGCTGACCCGTCGTTTTGCCATGTTCCTCATGTTCGCCTGCCTGGGGCTGGTGCTCTACGGAGTCATCCGCAATGGCAGCATCCCGGGCGTGAACCGCGGGGCGACGATCCGCCTGTTGCTCATCGTCGGCCTGAGCATGTTCTTCCTCATGTTCACCCCGACGAAGTGGACCCACCACTTCGGCATCTACGCCGGCATCGCGGGCGCCGTGGCCGCCCTCGGCGCGGTGGTGCTCAGCCAGATCGCGGTCCGCTCTCCGCGGGTGCGCACCTTCGCGCTCGCCACGGTGATGTTCCTTTTGGCGCTGACCTTCGCCGGCTGGAATGGCTGGTGGTACATCTCCGCCTACGGGGTGCCGTGGTGGGACAAGAAGCCACAGATCAGCGGTATCGAGTTCACCTCGATCATCCTGCTGATCTCCCTTTTGATCTTGGCGTTTGGCATCTTCCAGACCTTCCGCCACGAGTACACGCGCGCCCAGGCCATCAAGGCCGGCACGGTCGAGGATTTCGACGCCCGCGACCGCCAGCACGCCGGCCGGTGGGCGACCGCCATGACCGCCCCGGTGGCGCTGGTGTCCATCCTCGTGGTGCTCTTCGCGATGGCCAGCTTCGTCAAGGCTTTCGTCGACCAGTACCCGGCGTATACCGTCGGTTTGGGCAACCTGCGCTCGTTGACGGGCGACACCTCGCATTTGGCCGGCGACACCCTGCTGGAGACGAACACCAACGATTCCTTCCTCACCCCGCTTAATGACGACGTCGACTTCGGCGACTCGCTCGAAGACGAGGACACGGTGGGCTTCGGCCCCAACGGTGTGCCCGGCACGATCACCTCCGATAGCACCGACGCCGCTAATGTCGGCGCCATCGGCAGCGACAACGGTGCCGAAGACGCCGCCACCACGGGTTCCACGGCTACCGACAACGATGCCGACACGACAACGGGATCCACCGGCGACGACGAGGATTCCACTTCGGGAACCACGGACACGGACGAGGACACCTCGACGACTGGGTCGACTGACGACGAACAGCAGACCCAAGACACCGCCGGCGGCGTGCGCGCCGGGGCGGGCGTGAACGGTTCCTTTGCCCACCTGCCGTTCCACCTGGATCCTGCGGAGATTCCGGTCGTCGGTTCGTGGACGGAGACTCCGACTACGGCGGCGAAGACGACGACCGCGTGGTACGAACTGCCCGAGATCCAGGAGAACACCCCGTTGCTGGTGGTCTCCGCGGCGGGCAGGATCGCCCACACGGACCGTGACGGCATCGAGCAGCCGGGTGAGAAGCTCGTCGTCGAGTTCGGTAAGAGCGACGGCTCCGGCCAGCCCGAGGTGCTCGGTGAGGCTCAGCTTCTCGATCCGGGCCTGGCCCCGACGTGGCGTAACCTGCGACTGCCGCTCGACGCGCTGCCTGAGGAGACCGATACCATTCGCCTGGTGGCCGAGGACACGTCGCTGGATCCGGACACCTGGCTGGCCTTTACCCCGCCGCGTATTCCGGAGCTGTCGCAGATGTCGGACGAGATCGACGACACCCCGCCGGCTCTGCTGGACTGGCCGGTCGCCTTGCAGTTCCCGGAGCAGCGCAGCTTCGATCACTATGCCGGCGTGACCGAGATCCCCGAGTACCGCATCTCGCCGGATGACCCCGGTAGGGAGGCTCTGTCTGGGTTCCAGGACTTCTACGGTGGCGGCGCGATGGCCACGGCGGAGGCCGTCAACACCTCGTATGAGATCCCCAGCTACGCCGCGAACGACTGGCAGCGCGATTGGGGCTCCCTTGAGCGCTACCAGCTGCGCCGCGATTCCGAGGGCAACGAGCCCGATAAGGCCGTAATCAACCATGAGGAGATCGTCCGTTCGGGCCTCTGGCACGAGTCCGACATGAAGATCCGCGAGGACTAA
- a CDS encoding GtrA family protein, whose translation MQAARFTTAGIAAAVIDLVVTWVLQVAFEVLGTVGARTVGWVLGTLFAYYLNRRWTFSARGSKRTFSATMLVYVLTYAVNITLYRLLFPVLDEQLELNVNVSLLVAFIVAQAVVTVLNFVVQRWLIFRRG comes from the coding sequence ATCCAGGCCGCCCGCTTCACGACGGCCGGAATCGCCGCCGCCGTCATCGACCTCGTAGTCACGTGGGTGCTGCAGGTCGCATTCGAAGTCCTCGGGACCGTCGGGGCACGGACGGTGGGGTGGGTGCTCGGAACCCTTTTCGCCTACTACCTCAACCGGCGCTGGACCTTCTCCGCGCGCGGCTCCAAGCGGACCTTCTCCGCGACCATGCTGGTCTACGTCCTGACCTACGCCGTCAACATCACGCTGTACCGCCTGCTGTTCCCGGTGCTCGACGAACAGCTCGAACTCAACGTCAACGTCTCTTTGCTGGTGGCGTTCATCGTCGCGCAGGCGGTCGTGACCGTGCTCAACTTCGTCGTGCAGCGGTGGCTGATCTTTCGGAGGGGGTAG